In Symphalangus syndactylus isolate Jambi chromosome 14, NHGRI_mSymSyn1-v2.1_pri, whole genome shotgun sequence, one DNA window encodes the following:
- the DGUOK gene encoding deoxyguanosine kinase, mitochondrial isoform X5 produces the protein MAAGRLFACTAQSLGNLLDMMYREPARWSYTFQTFSFLSRLKVQLEPFPEKLLQARKPVQIFERYIFAKNLFENGSLSDIEWHIYQDWHSFLLWEFASRITLHGFIYLQASPQVCLKRLYQRAREEEKGIELAYLEQLHGQHEAWLIHKTTKLHFEALMNIPVLVLDVNDDFSEEVTKQEDLMREVNTFVKNL, from the exons ATGGCCGCGGGCCGCCTCTTT GCCTGCACTGCCCAAAGTCTTGGAAACTTGCTGGATATGATGTACCGGGAGCCAGCACGATGGTCCTACACATTCCAGACATTTTCCTTTTTGAGCCGCCTGAAAGTACAGCTGGAGCCCTTCCCTGAGAAACTCTTACAGGCCAGGAAGCCAGTACAGATCTTTGAGAG GTATATCTTTGCAAAGAATCTTTTTGAAAATGGTTCCCTCAGTGACATCGAGTGGCATATCTATCAGGACTGGCATTCTTTTCTCCTGTGGGAGTTTGCCAGCCGGATCACATTACATGGCTTCATCTACCTCCAGGCTTCTCCCCAG GTTTGTTTGAAGAGACTGTACCAGAGGgccagggaggaggagaaaggaattgAGCTGGCCTATCTAGAGCAGCTGCATGGCCAACACGAAGCCTGGCTTATTCACAAGACAACGAA GCTCCACTTTGAGGCTCTGATGAACATTCCAGTGCTGGTGTTGGATGTCAATGATGATTTTTCTGAGGAAGTAACCAAACAAGAAGACCTCATGAGAGAG GTAAACACCTTTGTAAAGAATCTGTAA
- the DGUOK gene encoding deoxyguanosine kinase, mitochondrial isoform X4, with protein sequence MHHYAQACTAQSLGNLLDMMYREPARWSYTFQTFSFLSRLKVQLEPFPEKLLQARKPVQIFERSVYSDRYIFAKNLFENGSLSDIEWHIYQDWHSFLLWEFASRITLHGFIYLQASPQVCLKRLYQRAREEEKGIELAYLEQLHGQHEAWLIHKTTKLHFEALMNIPVLVLDVNDDFSEEVTKQEDLMREVNTFVKNL encoded by the exons atgcaccactatgcccag GCCTGCACTGCCCAAAGTCTTGGAAACTTGCTGGATATGATGTACCGGGAGCCAGCACGATGGTCCTACACATTCCAGACATTTTCCTTTTTGAGCCGCCTGAAAGTACAGCTGGAGCCCTTCCCTGAGAAACTCTTACAGGCCAGGAAGCCAGTACAGATCTTTGAGAGGTCTGTGTACAGTGACAG GTATATCTTTGCAAAGAATCTTTTTGAAAATGGTTCCCTCAGTGACATCGAGTGGCATATCTATCAGGACTGGCATTCTTTTCTCCTGTGGGAGTTTGCCAGCCGGATCACATTACATGGCTTCATCTACCTCCAGGCTTCTCCCCAG GTTTGTTTGAAGAGACTGTACCAGAGGgccagggaggaggagaaaggaattgAGCTGGCCTATCTAGAGCAGCTGCATGGCCAACACGAAGCCTGGCTTATTCACAAGACAACGAA GCTCCACTTTGAGGCTCTGATGAACATTCCAGTGCTGGTGTTGGATGTCAATGATGATTTTTCTGAGGAAGTAACCAAACAAGAAGACCTCATGAGAGAG GTAAACACCTTTGTAAAGAATCTGTAA
- the DGUOK gene encoding deoxyguanosine kinase, mitochondrial isoform X2 — MAAGRLFVSRLRAPFSSMAKSPLEGVPSSRGLHAGRGPRRLSIEGNIAVGKSTFVKLLTKTYPEWHTATEPVATWQDIQAAGTQKACTAQSLGNLLDMMYREPARWSYTFQTFSFLSRLKVQLEPFPEKLLQARKPVQIFERYIFAKNLFENGSLSDIEWHIYQDWHSFLLWEFASRITLHGFIYLQASPQVCLKRLYQRAREEEKGIELAYLEQLHGQHEAWLIHKTTKLHFEALMNIPVLVLDVNDDFSEEVTKQEDLMREVNTFVKNL; from the exons ATGGCCGCGGGCCGCCTCTTTGTAAGTCGGCTTCGAGCACCCTTCAGTTCCATGGCCAAGAGCCCACTCGAGGGCGTTCCCTCCTCCAGGGGCCTGCACGCGGGGCGCGGGCCTCGAAGGCTCTCCATCGAAGGCAACATTG CTGTGGGAAAGTCCACGTTTGTGAAGTTACTCACGAAAACTTACCCAGAATGGCACACAGCTACAGAACCTGTAGCAACATGGCAGGATATCCAGGCTGCTGGCACCCAAAAA GCCTGCACTGCCCAAAGTCTTGGAAACTTGCTGGATATGATGTACCGGGAGCCAGCACGATGGTCCTACACATTCCAGACATTTTCCTTTTTGAGCCGCCTGAAAGTACAGCTGGAGCCCTTCCCTGAGAAACTCTTACAGGCCAGGAAGCCAGTACAGATCTTTGAGAG GTATATCTTTGCAAAGAATCTTTTTGAAAATGGTTCCCTCAGTGACATCGAGTGGCATATCTATCAGGACTGGCATTCTTTTCTCCTGTGGGAGTTTGCCAGCCGGATCACATTACATGGCTTCATCTACCTCCAGGCTTCTCCCCAG GTTTGTTTGAAGAGACTGTACCAGAGGgccagggaggaggagaaaggaattgAGCTGGCCTATCTAGAGCAGCTGCATGGCCAACACGAAGCCTGGCTTATTCACAAGACAACGAA GCTCCACTTTGAGGCTCTGATGAACATTCCAGTGCTGGTGTTGGATGTCAATGATGATTTTTCTGAGGAAGTAACCAAACAAGAAGACCTCATGAGAGAG GTAAACACCTTTGTAAAGAATCTGTAA
- the DGUOK gene encoding deoxyguanosine kinase, mitochondrial isoform X7 yields MAAGRLFVSRLRAPFSSMAKSPLEGVPSSRGLHAGRGPRRLSIEGNIAVGKSTFVKLLTKTYPEWHTATEPVATWQDIQAAGTQKACTAQSLGNLLDMMYREPARWSYTFQTFSFLSRLKVQLEPFPEKLLQARKPVQIFERLHFEALMNIPVLVLDVNDDFSEEVTKQEDLMREVNTFVKNL; encoded by the exons ATGGCCGCGGGCCGCCTCTTTGTAAGTCGGCTTCGAGCACCCTTCAGTTCCATGGCCAAGAGCCCACTCGAGGGCGTTCCCTCCTCCAGGGGCCTGCACGCGGGGCGCGGGCCTCGAAGGCTCTCCATCGAAGGCAACATTG CTGTGGGAAAGTCCACGTTTGTGAAGTTACTCACGAAAACTTACCCAGAATGGCACACAGCTACAGAACCTGTAGCAACATGGCAGGATATCCAGGCTGCTGGCACCCAAAAA GCCTGCACTGCCCAAAGTCTTGGAAACTTGCTGGATATGATGTACCGGGAGCCAGCACGATGGTCCTACACATTCCAGACATTTTCCTTTTTGAGCCGCCTGAAAGTACAGCTGGAGCCCTTCCCTGAGAAACTCTTACAGGCCAGGAAGCCAGTACAGATCTTTGAGAG GCTCCACTTTGAGGCTCTGATGAACATTCCAGTGCTGGTGTTGGATGTCAATGATGATTTTTCTGAGGAAGTAACCAAACAAGAAGACCTCATGAGAGAG GTAAACACCTTTGTAAAGAATCTGTAA
- the DGUOK gene encoding deoxyguanosine kinase, mitochondrial isoform X3, whose protein sequence is MAAGRLFACTAQSLGNLLDMMYREPARWSYTFQTFSFLSRLKVQLEPFPEKLLQARKPVQIFERSVYSDRYIFAKNLFENGSLSDIEWHIYQDWHSFLLWEFASRITLHGFIYLQASPQVCLKRLYQRAREEEKGIELAYLEQLHGQHEAWLIHKTTKLHFEALMNIPVLVLDVNDDFSEEVTKQEDLMREVNTFVKNL, encoded by the exons ATGGCCGCGGGCCGCCTCTTT GCCTGCACTGCCCAAAGTCTTGGAAACTTGCTGGATATGATGTACCGGGAGCCAGCACGATGGTCCTACACATTCCAGACATTTTCCTTTTTGAGCCGCCTGAAAGTACAGCTGGAGCCCTTCCCTGAGAAACTCTTACAGGCCAGGAAGCCAGTACAGATCTTTGAGAGGTCTGTGTACAGTGACAG GTATATCTTTGCAAAGAATCTTTTTGAAAATGGTTCCCTCAGTGACATCGAGTGGCATATCTATCAGGACTGGCATTCTTTTCTCCTGTGGGAGTTTGCCAGCCGGATCACATTACATGGCTTCATCTACCTCCAGGCTTCTCCCCAG GTTTGTTTGAAGAGACTGTACCAGAGGgccagggaggaggagaaaggaattgAGCTGGCCTATCTAGAGCAGCTGCATGGCCAACACGAAGCCTGGCTTATTCACAAGACAACGAA GCTCCACTTTGAGGCTCTGATGAACATTCCAGTGCTGGTGTTGGATGTCAATGATGATTTTTCTGAGGAAGTAACCAAACAAGAAGACCTCATGAGAGAG GTAAACACCTTTGTAAAGAATCTGTAA
- the DGUOK gene encoding deoxyguanosine kinase, mitochondrial isoform X6, whose translation MAAGRLFVSRLRAPFSSMAKSPLEGVPSSRGLHAGRGPRRLSIEGNIAVGKSTFVKLLTKTYPEWHTATEPVATWQDIQAAGTQKACTAQSLGNLLDMMYREPARWSYTFQTFSFLSRLKVQLEPFPEKLLQARKPVQIFERSVYSDRLHFEALMNIPVLVLDVNDDFSEEVTKQEDLMREVNTFVKNL comes from the exons ATGGCCGCGGGCCGCCTCTTTGTAAGTCGGCTTCGAGCACCCTTCAGTTCCATGGCCAAGAGCCCACTCGAGGGCGTTCCCTCCTCCAGGGGCCTGCACGCGGGGCGCGGGCCTCGAAGGCTCTCCATCGAAGGCAACATTG CTGTGGGAAAGTCCACGTTTGTGAAGTTACTCACGAAAACTTACCCAGAATGGCACACAGCTACAGAACCTGTAGCAACATGGCAGGATATCCAGGCTGCTGGCACCCAAAAA GCCTGCACTGCCCAAAGTCTTGGAAACTTGCTGGATATGATGTACCGGGAGCCAGCACGATGGTCCTACACATTCCAGACATTTTCCTTTTTGAGCCGCCTGAAAGTACAGCTGGAGCCCTTCCCTGAGAAACTCTTACAGGCCAGGAAGCCAGTACAGATCTTTGAGAGGTCTGTGTACAGTGACAG GCTCCACTTTGAGGCTCTGATGAACATTCCAGTGCTGGTGTTGGATGTCAATGATGATTTTTCTGAGGAAGTAACCAAACAAGAAGACCTCATGAGAGAG GTAAACACCTTTGTAAAGAATCTGTAA
- the DGUOK gene encoding deoxyguanosine kinase, mitochondrial isoform X1, which yields MAAGRLFVSRLRAPFSSMAKSPLEGVPSSRGLHAGRGPRRLSIEGNIAVGKSTFVKLLTKTYPEWHTATEPVATWQDIQAAGTQKACTAQSLGNLLDMMYREPARWSYTFQTFSFLSRLKVQLEPFPEKLLQARKPVQIFERSVYSDRYIFAKNLFENGSLSDIEWHIYQDWHSFLLWEFASRITLHGFIYLQASPQVCLKRLYQRAREEEKGIELAYLEQLHGQHEAWLIHKTTKLHFEALMNIPVLVLDVNDDFSEEVTKQEDLMREVNTFVKNL from the exons ATGGCCGCGGGCCGCCTCTTTGTAAGTCGGCTTCGAGCACCCTTCAGTTCCATGGCCAAGAGCCCACTCGAGGGCGTTCCCTCCTCCAGGGGCCTGCACGCGGGGCGCGGGCCTCGAAGGCTCTCCATCGAAGGCAACATTG CTGTGGGAAAGTCCACGTTTGTGAAGTTACTCACGAAAACTTACCCAGAATGGCACACAGCTACAGAACCTGTAGCAACATGGCAGGATATCCAGGCTGCTGGCACCCAAAAA GCCTGCACTGCCCAAAGTCTTGGAAACTTGCTGGATATGATGTACCGGGAGCCAGCACGATGGTCCTACACATTCCAGACATTTTCCTTTTTGAGCCGCCTGAAAGTACAGCTGGAGCCCTTCCCTGAGAAACTCTTACAGGCCAGGAAGCCAGTACAGATCTTTGAGAGGTCTGTGTACAGTGACAG GTATATCTTTGCAAAGAATCTTTTTGAAAATGGTTCCCTCAGTGACATCGAGTGGCATATCTATCAGGACTGGCATTCTTTTCTCCTGTGGGAGTTTGCCAGCCGGATCACATTACATGGCTTCATCTACCTCCAGGCTTCTCCCCAG GTTTGTTTGAAGAGACTGTACCAGAGGgccagggaggaggagaaaggaattgAGCTGGCCTATCTAGAGCAGCTGCATGGCCAACACGAAGCCTGGCTTATTCACAAGACAACGAA GCTCCACTTTGAGGCTCTGATGAACATTCCAGTGCTGGTGTTGGATGTCAATGATGATTTTTCTGAGGAAGTAACCAAACAAGAAGACCTCATGAGAGAG GTAAACACCTTTGTAAAGAATCTGTAA
- the DGUOK gene encoding deoxyguanosine kinase, mitochondrial isoform X8, protein MMYREPARWSYTFQTFSFLSRLKVQLEPFPEKLLQARKPVQIFERSVYSDRYIFAKNLFENGSLSDIEWHIYQDWHSFLLWEFASRITLHGFIYLQASPQVCLKRLYQRAREEEKGIELAYLEQLHGQHEAWLIHKTTKLHFEALMNIPVLVLDVNDDFSEEVTKQEDLMREVNTFVKNL, encoded by the exons ATGATGTACCGGGAGCCAGCACGATGGTCCTACACATTCCAGACATTTTCCTTTTTGAGCCGCCTGAAAGTACAGCTGGAGCCCTTCCCTGAGAAACTCTTACAGGCCAGGAAGCCAGTACAGATCTTTGAGAGGTCTGTGTACAGTGACAG GTATATCTTTGCAAAGAATCTTTTTGAAAATGGTTCCCTCAGTGACATCGAGTGGCATATCTATCAGGACTGGCATTCTTTTCTCCTGTGGGAGTTTGCCAGCCGGATCACATTACATGGCTTCATCTACCTCCAGGCTTCTCCCCAG GTTTGTTTGAAGAGACTGTACCAGAGGgccagggaggaggagaaaggaattgAGCTGGCCTATCTAGAGCAGCTGCATGGCCAACACGAAGCCTGGCTTATTCACAAGACAACGAA GCTCCACTTTGAGGCTCTGATGAACATTCCAGTGCTGGTGTTGGATGTCAATGATGATTTTTCTGAGGAAGTAACCAAACAAGAAGACCTCATGAGAGAG GTAAACACCTTTGTAAAGAATCTGTAA